From Deltaproteobacteria bacterium, one genomic window encodes:
- the lolA gene encoding outer membrane lipoprotein chaperone LolA yields MQEKLKNSFLGKLLAALLLKFPPLKKGGQIITAAVLAAFALTAQLHSAEPSADAIVDALQKNYDATGDFVADFSQETAVKTLNRSLKASGKITYKRPGKMLWRYEEPKGQFVLADGKHLYFFQPEQNQVIKSPLKNAFRGDIPLSFLLGLGNLKKDFNAALQSSEGNQYTLRLEPKGEAGGYSEILISVNKNSFDIQSVSVRDAASNVTTLRFAAMQKGTGVKDSLFQFQVPAGADVVELGQ; encoded by the coding sequence ATGCAAGAAAAATTGAAGAATAGCTTTTTGGGGAAATTGCTGGCAGCGCTCCTCCTAAAATTCCCGCCTTTGAAAAAGGGGGGTCAAATCATCACGGCTGCGGTTCTCGCCGCATTCGCACTGACGGCGCAACTCCACAGCGCCGAACCGAGCGCCGATGCCATCGTCGACGCGCTGCAAAAAAACTACGACGCGACCGGCGATTTCGTCGCCGACTTCAGCCAGGAGACCGCGGTCAAAACCCTCAACCGCAGCCTCAAGGCCAGCGGCAAAATCACCTACAAACGGCCGGGCAAGATGCTCTGGCGCTACGAAGAGCCCAAGGGCCAATTCGTCCTGGCCGACGGCAAGCATCTTTACTTCTTTCAGCCCGAGCAAAACCAGGTGATCAAAAGCCCGCTGAAGAACGCCTTTCGCGGCGACATCCCGCTGTCGTTTTTGCTCGGCTTGGGCAACTTGAAAAAAGACTTCAACGCCGCGCTCCAATCCAGTGAGGGCAATCAGTACACCCTGCGTCTGGAACCCAAGGGCGAAGCGGGCGGCTACAGCGAAATCCTCATCAGCGTCAACAAGAACAGCTTCGACATCCAATCGGTCAGCGTGCGCGACGCCGCCAGCAATGTGACGACATTGCGCTTTGCTGCGATGCAGAAGGGCACCGGCGTCAAAGATTCCCTGTTTCAATTCCAAGTTCCCGCCGGCGCCGACGTAGTGGAGCTGGGCCAGTGA